A single genomic interval of Sulfurovum sp. TSL6 harbors:
- the panD gene encoding aspartate 1-decarboxylase, translating into MNITMLYSKIHRATVTDANLNYVGSITIDQELLDAASMRVGQKIDIVNVNNGERFSTYIIPGEAGKRDICLNGAAARKVHKGDKIIIIAYATMNEQEADAHLPKIVILDDDNSIAEEFEGLE; encoded by the coding sequence ATGAACATTACAATGCTTTATTCTAAAATACATAGAGCTACCGTAACAGATGCAAACTTGAATTATGTAGGCTCTATCACTATTGATCAAGAACTTTTAGATGCTGCCAGTATGCGTGTCGGACAAAAGATCGATATCGTGAATGTAAACAATGGCGAGCGTTTCTCTACCTATATCATTCCTGGTGAAGCAGGGAAAAGAGATATATGTCTGAATGGTGCAGCGGCTAGAAAAGTACATAAAGGTGATAAGATCATCATTATTGCCTATGCGACGATGAATGAACAGGAAGCTGATGCGCATCTACCAAAAATTGTCATACTTGATGATGACAACAGCATCGCCGAAGAGTTTGAGGGCTTAGAATAA
- a CDS encoding DUF3450 family protein codes for MGKFTKLIFVSTVIAISSTAVYAADNTEMVKSIMKLRADVEGLYTQIDENKDSYKSHMKSYAMQIADNEVQINRKTTAIKVSNAEIVKLQEQIAKKGATANDLTPMLETAIDNLEKIISTGIPFKVEERVADLAKIKSDLKSGNITQEKALSLLWASYDDAIRLTKEIGLFKQHVQIDDIQKLAKVVKIGTAMMFFLTPDDQTGYVKNNNGTYEYIVVEESRHKEQIHTLFDALQKQIRTGYFNLPNALMIAGVK; via the coding sequence ATGGGCAAATTTACAAAGTTGATCTTTGTATCAACAGTTATAGCCATCTCTAGTACAGCAGTATATGCTGCAGACAATACAGAGATGGTCAAGTCAATCATGAAACTTAGAGCCGATGTAGAAGGTCTCTATACGCAGATAGATGAGAACAAAGACAGCTATAAATCACACATGAAATCTTATGCTATGCAAATAGCGGACAATGAAGTTCAGATTAACAGAAAAACGACTGCGATTAAAGTTTCGAATGCGGAAATAGTAAAACTTCAAGAGCAGATAGCCAAAAAAGGTGCCACGGCAAATGATCTCACTCCGATGCTTGAGACAGCGATAGATAATTTAGAAAAAATCATCTCAACAGGCATCCCGTTTAAAGTAGAAGAGAGAGTTGCTGATCTTGCAAAAATAAAGTCTGATTTGAAGAGTGGAAATATTACTCAGGAAAAAGCGCTTTCTTTACTATGGGCCTCTTATGATGATGCAATCAGACTTACTAAAGAGATAGGACTGTTCAAACAGCATGTACAGATCGATGATATCCAAAAATTGGCAAAAGTAGTGAAGATTGGTACAGCGATGATGTTTTTCCTTACCCCAGATGATCAAACGGGCTATGTTAAAAACAACAACGGCACTTACGAATATATTGTGGTAGAAGAGAGTAGACATAAAGAGCAGATACATACACTCTTTGATGCCCTTCAAAAACAGATCAGAACAGGTTACTTTAACCTGCCTAATGCACTGATGATCGCAGGAGTAAAATAG
- a CDS encoding MotA/TolQ/ExbB proton channel family protein: MNAGGVVMWVLFVLNLALWYGLGFRYLTLRRGTEGNVRRLVAKHEKRGEAQAMRGLLDYAAADALAAAEEANNIGQNCRNFVMDALSPYMIVVGTYSTLVKTIVVLAPLVGLLGTVIGMIETFDALQSSSMFAQGNSISGGISKALFTTELGLVVAVPGLIIGRIFDKQEERYELEFEQIADVICTKDEYEI; encoded by the coding sequence ATGAATGCTGGAGGTGTAGTAATGTGGGTACTTTTTGTACTCAATCTTGCGCTTTGGTATGGACTGGGTTTCAGGTATTTGACACTTCGTCGTGGAACAGAGGGTAACGTGAGAAGACTAGTGGCCAAACATGAAAAGAGGGGTGAGGCGCAGGCGATGAGAGGATTGCTTGATTATGCGGCAGCAGACGCACTTGCCGCAGCGGAAGAAGCGAATAACATAGGCCAAAACTGTAGAAATTTTGTTATGGATGCCTTGTCCCCCTATATGATAGTGGTGGGCACCTATTCAACATTGGTTAAAACAATAGTTGTACTGGCACCGTTGGTTGGGTTGCTTGGAACCGTCATAGGAATGATTGAGACTTTTGATGCGCTGCAGTCAAGCAGTATGTTTGCACAAGGGAACAGTATTTCAGGTGGTATATCAAAAGCACTTTTTACTACGGAATTAGGACTGGTTGTAGCAGTACCCGGACTTATCATAGGAAGAATATTTGATAAACAAGAAGAGCGATATGAGTTAGAGTTTGAACAGATCGCAGATGTAATATGTACAAAGGATGAGTATG
- a CDS encoding MotA/TolQ/ExbB proton channel family protein, which yields MKQLIIMITAVLLAVTLNASELSEAYKKEYTFLKAQKSELQSRFIKEQQEQKENIRAAGEKLNGLQAQLVKVSDELKISQEKLEKLNRKASEVTENSDTTSVVILQAISVLNEYGIEVDESNKTTNLQKLTDAFSQASKLYGTLSSLRNEKGRFYLPNGKPVEADIVKVGNIAAFGIAKEAAGALAPAGDGKYKLWNSTDSSDDAKALFSGEKLDTLDIFVYENLDKEIEFKKEKTVADTVKAGGVIGYIILALGLFGLLLIALRVKLLSKSGSNVENLTNAVVEKLNTSGVAEAQEAIKGYKGSTARVLRATLRNITRDREHIEDIVTENILNESTAIDKFGSFVLVIAAVAPLLGLLGTVTGMISTFDIITEHGTGDPKLLSGGISEALVTTMLGLIVAIPLLLLGNLLSGWAQKIKDSMEQSALHIINVFEKNNIVR from the coding sequence ATGAAACAATTAATAATTATGATAACAGCTGTATTGCTTGCTGTAACACTCAATGCAAGTGAATTAAGTGAAGCATATAAAAAAGAGTATACTTTTCTAAAAGCGCAAAAAAGTGAATTGCAAAGCAGATTTATTAAAGAACAACAAGAGCAAAAAGAGAATATTCGTGCAGCAGGTGAAAAACTCAACGGACTTCAAGCCCAGCTTGTAAAAGTTTCAGATGAATTAAAAATATCACAAGAAAAACTTGAAAAGTTAAACAGAAAAGCCAGTGAAGTAACAGAGAATAGTGATACAACATCTGTGGTAATACTGCAGGCGATCTCAGTACTTAATGAGTATGGTATAGAGGTGGATGAGAGTAACAAAACAACCAATCTTCAAAAGCTAACTGATGCATTTTCACAGGCATCAAAATTATATGGGACATTATCTTCTCTACGAAACGAAAAAGGTAGATTTTATTTGCCTAATGGGAAACCCGTAGAAGCAGATATTGTTAAAGTGGGCAATATAGCGGCATTTGGTATCGCCAAAGAAGCTGCAGGCGCGTTGGCACCAGCTGGAGACGGAAAGTATAAACTTTGGAACTCTACTGATTCTTCTGATGATGCAAAAGCACTTTTTTCGGGGGAGAAACTGGATACCTTAGATATCTTTGTTTATGAAAACTTAGATAAAGAGATAGAGTTCAAAAAAGAGAAAACGGTTGCTGATACGGTGAAAGCAGGTGGTGTGATAGGCTATATTATTCTTGCGCTAGGTCTATTTGGCTTGTTGCTTATCGCTTTAAGAGTGAAACTGTTGTCAAAATCAGGGTCGAATGTAGAGAATCTGACCAATGCGGTAGTAGAAAAGTTAAATACAAGCGGTGTTGCTGAGGCACAAGAAGCGATCAAAGGATATAAAGGTTCAACAGCCAGAGTATTGAGAGCAACACTTAGAAATATCACTAGAGACAGAGAGCACATAGAAGACATTGTGACAGAAAATATTCTTAATGAAAGTACAGCGATCGATAAATTCGGATCTTTTGTACTGGTGATCGCGGCAGTGGCACCACTCCTTGGACTTCTTGGAACAGTGACAGGTATGATATCGACATTTGACATCATTACAGAGCATGGTACAGGGGATCCTAAATTACTCTCAGGGGGTATCTCTGAAGCATTAGTAACAACGATGCTGGGTCTTATAGTAGCGATACCCCTTCTTCTGCTTGGAAACCTATTGTCCGGTTGGGCGCAGAAGATCAAGGATTCAATGGAACAGAGTGCACTTCATATAATCAATGTGTTTGAGAAAAACAATATAGTGAGATAG
- a CDS encoding YbaB/EbfC family nucleoid-associated protein produces MFEGMDLGNMGKMMEQMQEKAKEIQEQAKNVQLTAKAGGGLVELTANGAGEVIDLSIDDSLLEDKESLQILLISAMNDINKMVEDNKKSQAMGMMGGMNPFGS; encoded by the coding sequence ATGTTTGAAGGCATGGACTTGGGCAACATGGGCAAAATGATGGAGCAGATGCAAGAAAAAGCCAAAGAGATACAGGAACAGGCCAAAAATGTACAATTGACAGCTAAAGCCGGTGGTGGTCTTGTAGAACTTACAGCAAACGGTGCAGGCGAAGTGATAGATCTAAGTATAGATGACTCACTGCTTGAAGATAAAGAATCGTTGCAGATATTGCTTATTTCAGCCATGAATGATATTAATAAAATGGTCGAAGACAATAAAAAGTCTCAGGCAATGGGTATGATGGGCGGTATGAACCCGTTCGGTTCTTAA